The Podospora pseudopauciseta strain CBS 411.78 chromosome 2 map unlocalized CBS411.78m_2, whole genome shotgun sequence genome has a window encoding:
- the SLN1 gene encoding Histidine kinase osmosensor (COG:T; EggNog:ENOG503NW4F), whose protein sequence is MRVAIREQLAALVIFAVLVALAIVSIPTWIFVNNFVIGVESGGLLLTASLKAARISSEIDLIQTTCLTISTRLMLQQAFKNYYQGKTESGSEDPWVEAVADLKSALGSSGFSGLVQGRLYSRNSTGNANGLLSITGNGNGGPIYLPYLGSNGLPVVLGDDTYGNGFPPMLYPNISYRNNGRQHQFVNTTSFSAEVFPGVSLGNGSDGNGILLGPLVVNSSFALVSITVPVRQNDQPRYILGYMTLVATANTLIDVQRSREGLGRTGVVLFMGSTNPWNHFERWVAASNETWQPPPDEFSKEDIHFLLPPHPPEDQDDRHDQHSYESGNFGAPFPVTSYPMVHDVFRKQNLEHPNYAISDLTTTNEQGHSVAVGAARPQTSLVSWAVVVEQDANEAFEPIHTLRSILLACVFGTLGLVLLLIFPCAHLSVMPILRLKSATEKSIAPPGYEDEDSDSYDEENPSSGGTTSGRLSEKTIVGKIRRHIRRRRRAKARQGISNEPTRRQFKIPARVEDRKHFVTDELTELTQTFNEMTDELLKQYTSLDEKVAERTRELEISKKAAEAANESKTLFIANISHELKTPLNGIMGMCAVCMEEDDIVRIKQSLKTLYKSGDLLLHLLEDLLSFSKNQIGQQVSLEERDFRLGEVRSQMLAIFDKQVRENKVSFAVNFVGTEYIDGNPSPERTSIDKRLPALGPPGVGRLKDMCLWGDQHRILQVIINLVSNSLKFTPAGGKVELRIRCLGEIEQPSDESRTSSFSKNGSNRPGRTRHRMGSGSTHSASSKGGQSPASPPPKTDGTALSINPVDRKVSTHIQIRERSPTPPPPNARTYMFEFEVEDTGPGIPEHMQQKIFEPFVQGDLGLSKKYGGTGLGLSICSQLATIMGGSISLKSTVGVGTTFTMQIPLKYIRDRTASSSIGSRPQSVSSADGRAAAEADRRNSLSRASNDVQPPPSTVLDKQPRLVGLRQPFFATNLTARPTAEDQLAVIDRAMENKPPEQGKLRVLVADDNSTNIEVVSRMLKLEDIYDVTIAKDGQEAYDLVKANMENNQRFDVIFMDIQMPNLDGLQSTRLIRKMGYSAPIVALTAFSEESNVKECMESGMDEFLSKPIRRPALKQVLKKFATIEEEPETSSLTTKKTSPNQTPAQTPGQESSDPLALTNGDAAAPKAKGTAHGPRINGSA, encoded by the exons ATGAGAGTCGCGATCCGGGAGCAGCTCGCAGCCCTTGTGATATTTGCCGTCCTCGTTGCGCTCGCCATTGTCTCGATTCCAACATGGATATTTGTCAACAATTTTGTCATTGGCGTTGAGTCGGGTGGTCTGCTTCTGACTGCCTCGCTCAAGGCTGCAAGGATATCATCCGAAATCGATCTGATTCAGACGACATGTCTTACCATCTCGACGCGCTTGATGCTGCAACAAGCATTCAAGAACTATTATCAAGGGAAAACCGAATCTGGAAGCGAAGATCCCTGGGTGGAAGCCGTCGCCGATCTCAAAAGCGCTCTCGGCAGCTCAGGCTTCTCGGGACTTGTGCAAGGCCGCTTATACTCGAGGAATTCAACCGGCAATGCCAATGGGCTATTGAGTATCACCGGAAACGGAAACGGTGGCCCCATTTATCTTCCCTACCTGGGAAGTAACGGCTTGCCGGTTGTGCTTGGAGACGATACTTATGGCAACGGCTTCCCGCCCATGCTCTATCCAAACATCAGCTACCGAAACAACGGCCGGCAACACCAGTTCGTCAACACGACATCCTTCTCCGCCGAGGTATTCCCCGGCGTGTCTCTCGGCAATGGAAGTGATGGAAATGGCATCCTGCTTGGCCCTCTAGTTGTCAACTCCAGCTTTGCCCTGGTTTCCATCACCGTCCCTGTTCGCCAGAACGACCAGCCCCGTTATATATTGGGATACATGACACTCGTTGCCACTGCGAATACCTTGATAGATGTCCAGAGGTCTCGGGAAGGGCTGGGTCGTACGGGAGTGGTCCTTTTCATGGGCTCTACGAACCCTTGGAATCACTTTGAGAGGTGGGTAGCGGCATCGAATGAAACATGGCAACCGCCGCCGGACGAGTTCTCCAAAGAAGATAtacacttcctcctcccaccccatccgCCAGAGGATCAGGATGATCGTCATGACCAACACAGCTATGAGTCGGGAAACTTTGGTGCTCCTTTCCCCGTAACCTCTTATCCCATGGTTCACGACGTCTTCCGCAAGCAAAACCTTGAGCATCCCAACTATGCAATCAGCGACCTGACTACTACCAACGAACAAGGGCActcggtggcggtgggtgCTGCCCGACCGCAAACATCACTGGTGTCGtgggctgtggtggtggaacaaGATGCAAATGAGGCCTTTGAACCCATTCACACCCTCAGGAGCATCCTCTTGGCCTGTGTGTTTGGCACCTTGGGACTTGTGCTGCTCCTGATCTTCCCTTGCGCCCATCTCAGTGTTATGCCCATTTTGAGGCTCAAGTCTGCCACAGAGAAGTCGATCGCCCCGCCAGGCTACGAGGATGAAGACAGCGACTCGTATGACGAAGAAAACCCCAGCTCGGGGGGCACAACTTCCGGGCGGCTATCCGAAAAAACGATCGTGGGCAAGATTCGCCGTCACATCCGCAGACGCAGACGAGCCAAGGCTCGGCAGGGCATTTCGAATGAACCCACTCGTCGACAATTCAAGATACCAGCACGTGTGGAGGACCGCAAGCACTTTGTGACGGACGAGCTGACGGAGCTTACGCAAACCTTCAACGAAATGACGGATGAGCTTCTGAAGCAATACACCTCGCTGGACGAGAAAGTGGCCGAACGTACCAGGGAGCTCGAGATCagcaagaaggctgccgaggctGCAAACGAGAGCAAGACCCTGTTTATCGCCAACATCTCGCACGAGCTCAAGACACCGTTGAATGGAATTATGGGCATGTGTGCAGTTTGCATGGAGGAAGACGACATCGTTCGCATCAAGCAATCACTCAAAACGCTCTACAAATCGGGAGATTTGCTGCTCCATCTGCTTGAGGACTTGCTCAGTTTCTCCAAGAACCAAATTGGGCAACAAGTCAGCCTTGAAGAGCGGGATTTCCGGTTGGGTGAGGTTCGATCACAGATGCTTGCCATTTTTGACAAGCAAGTCCGGGAGAACAAGGTCAGCTTTGCTGTTAACTTTGTCGGCACCGAATACATCGACGGAAACCCAAGTCCAGAACGGACAAGCATCGACAAACGGCTTCCTGCTCTGGGCCCCCCTGGTGTCGGCAGGTTGAAGGATATGTGTCTCTGGGGAGATCAGCATCGTATCTTGCAAGTCATCATTAACCTGGTGAGCAACAGCTTGAAGTTCACGCCAGCAGGAGGCAAGGTTGAGCTCAGGATCAGGTGTCTTGGTGAGATCGAGCAGCCAAGTGATGAGAGTAGGACATCGTCCTTCTCCAAAAATGGGTCCAACCGCCCGGGACGAACGCGTCATCGCATGGGTTCCGGGTCTACACATTCGGCCAGTTCCAAGGGCGGGCAGTCTCCagcgtcaccaccaccaaaaacagATGGCACGGCGCTCTCTATCAACCCCGTTGATCGAAAGGTTTCCACCCACATTCAAATCAGAGAGCgctcaccaacacctccaccgccgaatGCAAGAACGTACATGTTTGAATTCGAAGTGGAAGACACAGGCCCTGGTATCCCCGAGCACATGCAGCAAAAGATCTTTGAGCCTTTCGTACAGGGCGACTTGGGCCTGAGTAAGAAGTATGGCGGCACCGGTCTGGGGCTGAGCATCTGCTCGCAGCTGGCGACCATCATGGGCGGTAGTATCTCGCTGAAGAGTactgttggtgttggtaCGACATTCACCATGCAGATACCACTCAAGTACATTAGAGATCG TACAGCATCCAGTAGTATTGGGTCTCGTCCACAGAGCGTGTCTTCAGCAGACGGGCGCGCGGCTGCTGAGGCTGACCGGCGGAATTCGCTATCTAGAGCCTCCAACGACGTCCAACCTCCGCCATCTACCGTGCTCGATAAGCAACCCCGCCTAGTAGGCCTGAGACAGCCATTTTTTGCGACAAATCTCACAGCCCGCCCTACTGCAGAGGATCAGTTGGCCGTGATTGATCGCGCCATGGAAAACAAGCCACCTGAGCAAGGGAAGCTCCGCGTCCTCGTGGCCGATGACAACTCGACCAACATTGAAGTTGTTAGTCGAATGCTCAAGCTGGAAGATATCTACGATGTGACCATTGCCAAGGACGGGCAAGAAGCATATGATCTTGTCAAAGCCAACATGGAGAACAACCAGCGCTTCGATGTCATCTTCATGGACATTCAAATGCCAAATCTCGATGGTCTCCAGTCCACTCGATTGATCCGAAAGATGGGTTACTCTGCACCTATTGTTGCTCTGACCGCATTCTCCGAGGAGTCCAATGTCAAGGAGTGCATGGAGTCGGGAATGGATGAGTTCCTGAGTAAGCCTATCCGACGGCCGGCATTGAAACAAGTGCTCAAGAAGTTTGCCACCATTGAGGAAGAGCCCGAGACATCAAGCTTGACGACAAAGAAAACCTCGCCAAACCAGACCCCGGCACAGACGCCAGGCCAAGAGAGCTCCGATCCCCTTGCTCTCACTAATGGAGACGCTGCTGCACCTAAGGCTAAGGGAACTGCCCATGGCCCTCGTATAAATGGCTCGGCCTGA
- a CDS encoding uncharacterized protein (EggNog:ENOG503P54B) — protein MASTSDSFVISDMAPSSDNDDVDSLPSISSSILDSEDESDAQREWETSLEQLQLLLTMIIMPFAGKYLGRKFAYWSWARYMEWMHNVEIRWTNKREFAAVGAVQAASSL, from the exons ATGGCGAGCACTTCAGACTCCTTCGTCATCTCCGACATGGCTCCCTCCTCAGACAACGACGATGTCGATTCCCTTCCATCCATCTCCAGCAGCATTCTCGATTCCGAAGACGAATCCGATGCCCAAAGGGAGTGGGAGACAAGTCTAGAGCAGCTACAGCTTTTGCTGACAATGATTATTATGCCATTTGCGGGCAAGTATCTTGGCCGCAAGTTTGCCTACTGGA GCTGGGCGCGGTATATGGAATGGATGCACAACGTCGAGATCCGGTGGACAAATAAGAGAGAGTTTGCGGCCGTGGGAGCTGTGCAAGCGGCATCTTCGTTATGA
- a CDS encoding uncharacterized protein (EggNog:ENOG503Q4X3; COG:S), with protein sequence MSGYYPPPPGSAGAGAQKSYPPPPMSAPPTQTKFSYPAPPSSSQGRNYPPPPQAAATPPPAASSPQQYPPPPQQPQFSPPPQAPSPAQHAALPTHARSQSQTSQQQQQPQQFAPPPSYPTEDKDASYPADKQQQQQQQQPVTMDPSSIASTLLGAPAAGQFVGATSTVVDDVGTFNGGSYRISHRDCNTVLTIQLAIGCPFEARPGAMIAMSPSIQLKGSYKFSMKKLVAGGEMSQSHYTGPGELLLAPPMLGDITSLRLTGNESWSVSHDGYLASTQHVIKDYKRQGLGKAMFSGEGLWVYKISGTGLLWLTSFGAIIRKDLAEGEKYIVDNGHLVAWNVKYIMERVTSGGIISGFASGEGLVCKFTGPGTVFIQTRNARSFSAYMTGQQNGHA encoded by the exons ATGTCTGGCTATTATCCTC CCCCTCCCGGATCGGCCGGTGCTGGAG CACAGAAGAGCTACCCGCCTCCACCGATGTCAGCTCCCCCGACTCAGACCAAGTTCTCCTACCCAGCTCCCCCAAGCAGCTCTCAGGGTAGAAactaccctcctcctcctcaagctgctgccacaccaccccctgcTGCCTCTTCACCCCAGCAgtaccctcctcctccccagcagccacaattctcaccaccaccccaagccCCCTCGCCGGCGCAACACGCTGCGCTGCCCACACACGCACGCAGTCAATCACAGAcatcccagcagcagcagcagccacaacaGTTCGCACCGCCTCCTTCATATCCCACAGAAGACAAGGATGCCTCTTATCCAGCCGacaagcagcaacagcaacagcaacagcaacccgTAACCATGGATCCCTCCTCAATAGCCAGCACCCTGCTCGGCGCCCCAGCCGCTGGCCAGTTCGTCGGTGCTACCTCCACAGTAGTAGACGACGTGGGCACCTTCAACGGTGGCTCCTACCGCATCAGCCACCGCGACTGCAATACCGTCCTCACAATCCAGCTTGCCATTGGCTGCCCCTTTGAGGCGAGACCCGGAGCCATGATTGCCATGTCCCCGTCTATCCAGCTCAAAGGCTCCTACAAGTTCAGCATGAAGAAGCTGGTGGCAGGCGGCGAGATGAGCCAGTCACACTACACCGGTCCCGGAGAGCTGTTGCTCGCGCCGCCGATGCTGGGCGACATCACGAGCTTGAGGCTGACCGGGAACGAGTCGTGGTCGGTGAGCCACGATGGGTATCTCGCCAGCACGCAGCATGTGATCAAGGACTACAAGAGGCAGGGGCTGGGGAAGGCCATGTTTAGCGGGGAGGGGCTCTGGGTGTACAAGATTAGCGGGACGGGCCTGTTGTGGCTGACGAGCTTTGGTGCCATTATCAGGAAAGAc CTGGCCGAAGGCGAGAAATACATTGTGGACAACGGCCACTTGGTCGCCTGGAACGTCAAGTACATCATGGAGCGGGTCACCTCGGGAGGCATCATTTCGGGCTTTGCGTCTGGTGAAGGTCTCGTCTGCAAGTTCACCGGCCCAGGGACGGTGTTTATTCAGACCAGAAACGCg AGATCATTCAGTGCTTACATGACTGGACAACAGAACGGCCATGCTTAG
- a CDS encoding uncharacterized protein (COG:S; EggNog:ENOG503P36I), which produces MEKTPLYFRSAQLLFILITTALIGNVIATNVSAASSATAAINFTMFVLVITWLAALYGLISTVVERLSYPVGLLALDAAATLFTFIAAIVLAAKLTVVNCADPGDKAADWIAYGSADNTKRCRQIQASTVFMWFLFPLFTAVLVLSLMGFRRGGGSVRTGPTMSQIGV; this is translated from the coding sequence ATGGAAAAAACACCGCTCTACTTCCGCTCAGCGCAGCTCCTCTtcattctcatcaccacGGCCCTGATAGGCAATGTGATCGCTACCAACGTCTCGGCCGCTTCGTCGGCCACAGCAGCCATCAATTTCACCATGTTCGTTCTTGTAATCACCTGGCTAGCCGCCCTTTACGGTCTCATTTCCACCGTCGTTGAGCGTCTCTCCTACCCGGTCGGccttctcgccctcgacGCCGCCGCTACGCTCTTCACCTTTATCGCCGCCATCGTGCTGGCTGCCAAGTTGACAGTTGTTAACTGCGCCGACCCAGGCGATAAGGCGGCCGATTGGATTGCCTACGGCAGCGCCGACAATACCAAGCGGTGCAGACAGATCCAGGCGTCGACCGTGTTCATGTGGTTCTTGTTTCCGCTGTTCACGGCCGTTCTGGTGCTGAGCCTCATGGGATTTCGCAGGGGGGGTGGTAGCGTGAGGACTGGTCCGACTATGAGCCAGATTGGCGTATAA
- a CDS encoding uncharacterized protein (EggNog:ENOG503NUK6; COG:S): MYFGDTEVSQPTAPPGISWIYLKDMTHYMYFWKRPQKVIFDLGNLINEKYTGIFNTTMTAIFYNDPNSHPANQAQQAPPSDLILPISARLSSSNSPSVFTLPSQRAVTTFSAGSLPRDIRRAVVSLSTTGQASEEFFWSNVLESDTATFEGDPLPGLSPFREVQLYIDNQLAGVSWPFPVIFTGGVVPSLHRPIVGIQAFDIKEQEIDISPWLPLLCDGEEHTFEIKIAGVGRDGKLTEKVEDNWVVTGKVFIWLDHDRKDEHACAKGNGCIITGLKQPVVTAPEPEIVARSEAKLDWQQLGNETLDYSIVVKRKIEIRGQVSAFLGREKMQEVKWVQELAYSNQGLISQHGLQAINDLTIEGRDQAGFVSNDLEKGNQRGGYEVLYQYPLSVNSSYAVSEQGNLSIWAHAIQGRQVEVDGWGGGVVFPTGLEAFDTGYSRSKLYTIKEGKAEYRQTGDQMSSTGWGESSQEFEFTGDGEELYWRSVGAVNGTVIYDRKRMGGDVIVGGPRIVSQVALNGDGVSIQASGYDSGEAVAKWPRLFPKENGA, translated from the exons ATGTACTTTGGGGATACCGAGGTTT CCCAGCCCACCGCGCCTCCCGGAATAAGCTGGATCTACCTCAAGGACATGACGCACTACATGTACTTTTGGAAACGCCCTCAAAAAGTCATCTTTGACCTGGGAAACCTGATCA ACGAGAAATACACCGgcatcttcaacaccaccatgacAGCCATCTTCTACAACGACCCAAACTCCCACCCCGCCAACCAAGCCCAGCAAGCCCCTCCCTCAGACCtgatcctccccatctcggCCCGGTTGTCCTCGTCCAATTCGCCAAGCGtgttcaccctcccctcccaacgCGCCGTCACTACCTTTTCCGCTGGCTCCCTTCCCCGTGACATCCGCCGCGCGGtcgtctccctctccaccacggGACAGGCAAGCGAAGAATTCTTCTGGTCCAACGTCCTCGAGTCAGACACGGCAACATTCGAAGGTGACCCCCTCCCGGGGCTGTCCCCCTTTAGAGAGGTACAGCTCTACATTGACAACCAACTCGCCGGGGTGTCGTGGCCTTTTCCCGTCATCTTCACCGGGGGTGTAGTACCGAGTTTGCACCGGCCCATCGTTGGGATCCAGGCGTTTGATATCAAGGAGCAGGAGATCGACATCAGCCCCTGGTTACCTCTGCTCTGTGATGGAGAGGAACACACGTTCGAGATCAAGATTGCCGGCGTGGGCAGGGATGGGAAGTTGACGGAAAAGGTAGAGGACAACTGGGTGGTGACTGGCAAGGTGTTTATCTGGTTGGATCACGACAGGAAGGATGAGCACGCTTGTGCAAAGGGGAATGGGTGCATCATCACTGGGCTGAAGCAGCCGGTGGTTACAGCGCCGGAGCCCGAGATTGTGGCGCGCAGTGAGGCCAAGCTGGATTGGCAGCAGCTAGGTAATGAGACGTTGGATTACTCGATTGTGGTCAAGAGAAAGATCGAGATTAGGGGGCAGGTGTCGGCTTTTCTGGGCCGGGAGAAGATGCAGGAAGTGAAATGGGTGCAGGAGCTGGCGTATTCAAATCAGGGGTTGATTTCTCAGCATGGATTGCAGGCGATAAATGATTTGACGATCGAGGGGAGAGACCAGGCTGGGTTTGTTTCCAACGATCTGGAGAAAGGCAACCAGCGGGGAGGGTATGAGGTGCTGTATCAGTACCCGCTGTCCGTGAACTCAAGCTATGCGGTATCAGAACAGGGGAACTTGAGTATTTGGGCGCACGCCATTCAGGGAAGGCAGGTAGAGGTGgacggatggggaggaggggtggtgttCCCGACCGGACTGGAAGCCTTTGACACGGGATACAGCAGGTCCAAGCTGTACACGATCAAAGAGGGCAAAGCAGAGTATCGCCAGACAGGCGATCAGATGAGCAGTACAGGATGGGGTGAGTCGAGCCAAGAGTTTGAGTTTACGGGTGACGGAGAAGAACTGTACTGGAGGAGCGTGGGGGCTGTGAATGGGACTGTTATTTATGACCGGAAGAGAATGGGAGGGGACGTGATTGTGGGAGGTCCCAGAATAGTGTCTCAAGTGGCACTGAACGGTGACGGCGTCTCTATTCAGGCTTCTGGATATGATTCTGGAGAGGCGGTAGCAAAATGGCCAAGGTTGTTTCCGAAGGAAAATGGGGCTTGA
- the SUI3 gene encoding translation initiation factor eIF-2 beta subunit (BUSCO:EOG09264OQ8; EggNog:ENOG503NWT7; COG:J) codes for MSTEEPSLQRRASRKSVAFTDEKLVVDADGSVTMVASPNDDTKETAMSHTPRTPPLSAALGAFTDAASQAPAAAPAEDADGLDLRLMKKKKKAKVGTAEGDDEAAAPVAGEEGIDLLLKKKKKKVPKDNDDFARKLEKLNIEGKAGEEAAPESEEQEGDWEKGTGIFKHDETSTINYSPLLSRFFALLSQKNPDHASTGTRSYKIPPPQCLREGNKKTIFANLAEICKRMKRADEHVTAYLFAELGTSGSVDGSRRLVIKGRFQQKQIENVLRTYIIEYVTCKTCRSPNTELSKGENRLYFITCNSCGSRRSVQAIKTGFSAQVGKRRKNKA; via the exons ATGAGCACTGAA GAACCCTCTCTCCAACGACGTGCCTCGCGCAAATCAGTTGCCTTCACCGACGAGAAGCTTGTAGTCGACGCAGACGGCAGTGTAACCATGGTTGCTTCCCCGAACGACGATACCAAAGAGACAGCCATGTCGCATACCCCTCGTACGCCGCCTCTCTCCGCCGCTCTCGGTGCCTTTACTGATGCTGCCTCTCAAGCACCCGCCGCCGCTCCTGCTGAGGATGCTGACGGGCTCGATCTCAGACtcatgaagaaaaagaagaaggccaaggtcGGGACCGCTGAGGGTGACGACGAAGCCGCCGCCCCTGTtgcgggcgaggagggcatcGATCTCTTGctcaagaaaaagaagaagaaggttcCCAAGGACAATGATGACTTCGCCAGGAAGCTCGAGAAGCTTAACATCGAAGGCAAGGCGGGTGAAGAGGCTGCTCCTGAGtcggaggagcaggagggtgACTGGGAGAAGGGTACCGGCATCTTCAAGCACGACGAGACCAGCACCATCAACTACAGCCCACTCCTCTCCAGATTTTTCGCCCTCCTGTCGCAGAAGAACCCCGACCACGCCTCAACCGGCACCCGCTCCTACAagattcctcctcctcagtgCTTGCGCGAAGGCAACAAGAAGACCATTTTCGCCAACCTTGCCGAGATTTGTAAGCGCATGAAGCGTGCCGACGAGCACGTCACAGCCTACCTCTTTGCTGAGTTGGGTACCAGCGGTTCCGTCGACGGTTCCAGGCGGTTGGTCATCAAGGGTCGCTTCCAACAGAAACAGATTGAGAACGTTCTTCGCACGTATATTATAG AATATGTCACCTGTAAGACGTGCCGTTCCCCCAATACCGAGCTCTCCAAGGGCGAGAATCGCCTTTA CTTCATTACCTGCAACTCTTGCGGCTCTCGTCGTTCCGTCCAGGCTATCAAGACTGGTTTCTCGGCCCAGGTTggcaagagaagaaagaacaAGGCCTAA
- a CDS encoding uncharacterized protein (EggNog:ENOG503P6VT), which produces MLSTQEHQIPLPTLCPCCLAAISPPDLITNLPSLHTTTTDQQSTTTNSISSQSPAMVPSSLTRPQEQSALVALYGLTPEQELILREKVTPSSVMFALELARESEEGAIEPTVAKLLTDAFNKIWNKVMTRPDLYLMSEQEFAVFNYFQPFWPDKEIARKAVARFWDNSWAFATSAGQRRS; this is translated from the coding sequence ATGCTATCCACACAGGAACACCAGATCCCACTGCCCACTTTATGCCCTTGTTGCCTCGCTGCCATATCACCACCGGATCtgatcaccaacctcccttCCCTGCATACAACTACCACCGATCAACAGTCAACTACAACCAACTCAATATCGTCACAATCGCCCGCAATggtcccctcctccctcacgAGACCACAAGAACAGTCCGCCTTGGTAGCCCTGTATGGGCTCACACCTGAACAAGAGCTGATCCTGCGCGAGAAAGTAACGCCTTCCTCGGTCATGTTCGCCTTGGAACTCGCTCGGGAAAGCGAGGAGGGGGCCATCGAACCAACAGTCGCGAAGCTCCTTACAGACGCCTTCAACAAAATCTGGAACAAAGTCATGACCAGGCCTGATCTCTACCTCATGTCAGAACAAGAATTCGCCGTGTTCAATTATTTCCAGCCATTCTGGCCGGACAAGGAGATTGCGAGAAAGGCAGTAGCCAGGTTTTGGGACAACTCTTGGGCCTTTGCGACTTCCGCAGGCCAGCGCCGGTCATGA
- the NAT2 gene encoding DUF1279 superfamily (EggNog:ENOG503P37U; COG:S; BUSCO:EOG09265B4G) has protein sequence MLRTAFGTLEALVERSALSITRNITGRQLWAKRISANTTNGLPWHWRARLSQLRQASPTKSASNKSPSKAIPRQPLKNSFFTSRRNFHSSKARRGDSESAKNGTKTTGSLSLRDRLKKLSREYGWTAMGIYLALSVLDFPFCFLLVRTVGTDRIAHVEEVVVSNAKKVIPERVQNRWNEYRKSLKEAKQELTGKADAEVVGHGVAEAEEANKGEGASLATQLALAYAIHKSFIFFRIPLTAAITPKIVKTLRGWGWQIGKRPVRPHKKASD, from the exons ATGTTACGAACAGCCTTCGGGACGCTCGAGGCCCTTGTAGAGCGGAGCGCCTTGTCCATTACCAGAAATATCACAGGGAGACAGCTTTGGGCGAAACGGATATCGGCCAATACAACCAACGGACTACCATGGCAttggagggcgaggttgtcACAGCTTAGACAGGCTTCACCAACCAAGTCCGCCTCGAACAAGAGCCCCTCGAAAGCCATCCCGCGCCAACCACTCAAAAACTCTTTTTTCACATCACGGCGGAATTTTCACTCTTCCAAAGCGAGGCGGGGGGATTCTGAGTCGGCCAAGAATGGGACTAAGACCACTGGGTCGCTGAGTCTGCGCGATAGGTTGAAGAAGCTATCGAGAGAGTACGGTTGGACGGCCATGGGTATCTACCTGGCTTTGTCTGTCTTGGACTTTCCCTTCTGCTTTCTGTTGGTGCGGACTGTGGGCACGGATAGGATAG CTCATGTCGAAGAAGTAGTGGTGTCAAACGCAAAAAAAGTGATTCCGGAGCGAGTTCAGAATCGATGGAACGAGTATCGCAAGTCTTTGAAGGAAGCAAAGCAAGAGCTCACTGGCAAGGCTGATGCCGAAGTGGTGGGCCATGGCGTAGCCGAAGCGGAGGAAGCAAacaagggagagggagcca GCTTGGCAACCCAGCTCGCGCTGGCTTATGCTATTCACAAAagcttcatcttcttccgCATTCCCTTGACAGCAGCTATCACTCCCAAGATCGTAAAGACCCTtcggggttggggctggcAAATCGGCAAGCGCCCGGTCAGGCCACACAAAAAGGCATCTGACTAG